AAAAATATAGTAATTGCAACTGGTTCTGATGTTAGTTCTCTACCAGGAATTGATATTGATGAGAAAAATATCATTTCATCAACTGGTGCATTGTCTTTAACTGAAGTACCAAAAAAACTTGTTGTAATTGGAGCTGGGGCAATAGGGCTTGAAATGTCTTCTGTATGGAGGAGGCTAGGGTCTGAAGTCACTGTAGTAGAATTTTTTGACAGAATCGCTGCAGCAATTGATGGAGAATTAAGTAAGTCTCTACTTTCTAGTCTACAAAAACAAGGAATAAAATTTTTACTTAGCACTAAAGTTGAGGGAATAAAACAAAGTAGTAACTCTTTGAGTGTGAAAGTTTGCTCTGTAAAAGATAATCAAACAAATACTATAGAGGCGGATAAGGTATTGGTGGCAGCAGGGCGCAAACCATGCTCTGAGGGTCTTGAAAAAATAGAAAAAGACAGTCGTGGCTTTATTAAAGTCAACAATAGTTATGAAACCAACGTAAAAGGAATATTTGCTATTGGTGATGTGATTGGTGGAGCAATGCTTGCTCACAAAGCTGAGGAAGAAGGGGTGGCAGTTGCAGAGATACTAGCAAGGCAATTGCCTCACGTTGATTATGAAATCATACCGTCAGTCATTTACACCCACCCTGCAGTTTCTTCAATCGGTAAAACTGAAGAAGAACTAAAAAGTGCTGGTCGAAAGTATAAAGTTGGTAAATGTCAATTTGCTGCAAACGGTAGAGCAAAAGTCACTGACGATGCTGAGGGATTCGTGAAAGTTCTGACTTGTAGCAAAGCAGATACAATACTCGGTGTACATATCATAGGAGCATACGCTGATACGCTAATCAATGAAGCAGCGGTTGCAATGGCATATGGTGCAGCAGCAGAGGATATATACAGAATTTGTCACTCTCATCCTGATATAAATGAAGCCTTTAGGGATGCGTGCATCGATGCTTTCTTTAAAAAGTAACTGTGGACCTCGGTTCAATCATTGAAAAATGGTATGATTGGCTAAAGTACAACAGGTCTTACTCACCAAACACTTTGGAGTCATACATGAGGGACCTCAAGGATCTTATAAGTTTCCTAAATACTCACATTGGTGAAGAAGTAAATGTTGGCTCTTTAGAAAAATTAAGCATACCTGAACTGAGAAGTTGGTTTACCTCTCGTTATGCAAGAGGTGTAAATGCGAGATCTAACACTCGCGCATTGTCAGTAATCAGAAATTTTTTCAAATATATAAAAAACAATTATGAAATAAATAATGAAGCGGTATTTTCTTTATCAAGGCCAATTCAGAGAAGAACTCTACCTAAAGCACTTTCAATATCTAACATAGAAACTCTATTGAAAGAAATGAAATTGCCTGATCTAGGCGAGCCTTGGGTGGTAAAAAGAGAAATTGCAATTGTCGTTCTGCTATATGGTACGGGCTTAAGAATCACTGAAGCACTGAATCTTAAGGTTAGTGATATTAGCAATGAAAGTTTAATAGTAACAGGTAAGGGAGATAAACAAAGGCAGGTATTTATTCTTCCAGTAGTAAAAAAGTGTATACAAAAATATATAAAAGCTTGTCCCCACTTTGACGAAGCGGGACATCTTTTTGTCGGGGTAAGAGGAAAAAAATTGGGAAGAACTTATGTTGCTAATCGTTTGCAAAAAATAAGAAGATTTTTAAACTTACCAGAAATTTTATCTCCACATGCATTTCGCCATAGTTTTGCTACTCATTTGCTTCAGGAAGATATTGACATAAGATCAATACAACAGCTGCTTGGCCACTCAAGCCTTGAAACTACTCAAGTTTACACTCACCTAAATTATCAAGATGTCTTCAATATGTATAAAAACTTTCAGAAGAGTTTGAATAAAAAATCGAAATCTTAACTTCGTCTTAAATCGATAATATTGCCGAACTGAGTGCTTGCAACATCATTCAGTACTGTACTTGCTTTATATAAGCAATAGTGACCAGCAGAGAAGAAAGCAAAAACGTTTTGCAAAAGGTTATGAATGAAAGAGAATAGACAGCAGAATTTAAATTAGAAGCTATGTAAAGAAACAAGTCAAGCAAATAGCAAAAGAGCTAGGCTCTGTGTACAAAATGTTAGCAGGTCAAATTAATTGAGGACGGGGATTTGCGACTAAAGTTCATGCACTTGTTGACGTACTGGGAAACCCATTCAAATTTATTTTGACCTCAGGCTAGAGGAACAAAATTACTCAGTTGACTAAAAATGTCTCTAGCTACACTATATGGCTTCTTTAAAATTTTGTTTACAGAGCCTAGAAAGAAAGCTGAGGAAAAGTAGAGGTTACCTTTACATATGAACTACATCTCAACCTGATATTGTCGTTCCTAATATGTTGGATTTCTTGCATAACTCGAATTCAAAAGTTGATGTCATTCCAGCGCGTGACACTGGAATCCAGATATTGGGTTCCAGCTGGGATGACACCTGTTTATGCAAGAAATCTATTGAAAATTGAGTTAAACTAAAAATTCAGTTTGACACACTTTTGTTAAACATTTTTGGGACGTTAAAATAAACAGATAAATAATTTTCTCTTAAGCTACTTCAACACTTTCATCATGGGTTAAAAGCAACTCCACAAGTTCTTGGCAGTTATCAACTGCACAGTCCAGTACTGTATTCCCTAAATTATTTCTAGCGTTAACGTTTGCATTGTGTTTTAGTAGCGTCCTCGTTATATCAACCTTTTGCCTAATAACAGCCAAGTGTAGTGCAGTGTTGCCATCTTTATCCTTAGCATTAATATTAGCACCTTCTCGAATAAGGCATTCTGCAATATTGCAGCTTCCAGATAAAGCAGAGTAGTGTAATAGAGTTCTACTATTTCTATCTCTAGCATTAACATTAGCACCTTTATTGATTAGAAACTCCACTATTCTTAAGTCTCCACTGAAAGTGGCTTTATAGACAACGCGGTGTAACGCTGTTTCGCCATATTCATTCTTGGCATTAACATTAGCACCTTTTTCAATTAGGCACTTCACTACATTTAATTTTCCATTCTCAGCAGCAAAAAATAATGGGCTTCTGTAGTGTTCGTCCCTAGCATCAACATAAGCATCCTCATTAATTAGGTGTTCCACTATACCCAATTCCCCAACGTCAGCAGCTAAATGTAATGGAGTCATACCACAATTGTCTTTAGCGTCAATATTAGCATACCTTTTGATTAGATATTCCACCATATCTAGATCTCCATTTATAGCAGCAATGTGTAATGGAGTCCTGCCATATTCGCCTTTAGCATTAATGTTATTATTTTTAATAATCAGGTATTTTACTATATCCAATTCCCCAGCGTAATAAGCAGCTGAATGCAATGGAGTATTATCATATTTATCTTTAGTATTAGTGCTAGCACCTTTATTGACTAGACATTTCATTACATTCAAATTTCCACTCTTAGCAGCAATATGCAACAAAGTTTGACCGTGATTGTCCTTAACATTAACAATTTTTACCAATTCACCTGGGTAATATTTTTCTATATGTGTTATTATTGCACTAATTGCTTTACAATCACCACTTTCAGCAAGCAAGTGCAAAGGGGTGCTTTTCCTTATAAACAGTGTTCCTCCATATACATAAAATGAGTTAAAGTAAAAGTTATCAATCAACTTACCGTATGTACTTGCGTATCCCCATACAAATGCAATATGGCTCATACTACCTTGTGCTAAACCACCACTGTTTATCAATTCCAAAGCTTTCCTTAGAACTTCCTCTTCTTGTCGGTTCTCTTGTAATTTTAATCTTGTTACTTTTTGTACTAGACTGTGGATATTTAATACACTTTGGTTTTGTTCACCGCCCACCATGGAATATCTCACAAGTAAACGGATGGCTAGCTTTAACTGCTTTTTCTTATAATCACTTACCGAATTTAAGAATATTTCTCTAGCGATTTTATCAGGTGCAAAATAAGCCAAAACATCTAAAATCTCTGAAGCTAATGGTCCATATTGTTCATCACTTCTTACTTTATCCATCGTAACTTCCCAAGCTGTAAAAGTTGTTTTAGTATAGTTATTATCAATTCCTTGAAATATTTTAGACTTAAGCAACTTCTTAGCTTTCTTTTCATACTCTTTTAGGTAATCACTAATTTTAAACTTCTCTATTATTCTCTGATCTTCGATATATGATATTGCTTGTTGTATAGCTAAAGGAAAGCATTGCAACCTTCTTACCAAATTTTCTATCTCCCGATCTTGCGATTTATCTTTTTTTAGTATATTAAATCCTTTTTTAACAAACTCTATAGCGTCTCTTTGTTCCAATTCTCCTAGCTTTATAACGTCTATTCCCTTTTCCAGTTCCTGATCATGCGAGGTAATCAAAATATGAGGCTTGTTAAGATCAGGAGATAAAGAAAATGGCAAAAATTTACTTATCTTTTTGTACTCTTGAACGTTATCGAAAATGAACAGGCTCCTCCTTCTTGCGAAGAAAGCATATACTTCTCTAACAATAGTTTCTATCGTTTTGTCGTTTCCATACTTATCTTTAGGGGAAATACCTAATCTATTTCTAGCTAACCTTAAGAAAGAATCTTTCATAGCTTCAAAGTTTTCAGCGTCTATCCATATAACATTGTCGTCATAATATCTTCTATATTTACAAGCATATTTTCTAGCTAACTGGCTTTTTCCCATCCCCCCAGGACCACTAATAGACGTTATGTATGAAATTACAGCACCTTTGGGATTGCGTTGTAGCGAATCATGTAGCATTCCCAATTCCTCATCTCTTCCTGTAAATAGTCTGACTGGACCTCTTACATCAAACCATACCGCTCCTAAAATTTCCTCTCTTATTTTTTCAAAAAACTCATTTATTTCTTCATGTGATAGAAACTTTCCCTCTCTTGCTTTCATCCAATCCAGAACTTCTACCAGAAAGCGACCATAAACGTTCTTTTTATCGATATTATTAAATTCTTTGCCTAACTCATTCTCAATGATTTCCGCTAGTTTTATCTCGTTAGGTTGATTTACTGCAAATACTAATTTATCAAAAAATTCCCTTATATTCTCTTCTAACTTGCCTTCATTTGTCATTCGCTCAAACTCACGTTGCCATACCTGATTTCTTTCCAATTTTCTTTTTGAGTTTTGATCTGATTTACCTTGAAGTTCTTTTATCTCCTTTTCCAATTCTTCTATTGCTTCTTTTACAGCACTCTTAAATGCCGGTTGCACTATTGAAATCATGTTATCGTGAGTACAAGAGAACTTGTATCTCGTACCGCCGTATTTAAAAAAAATATCACTAGTGCTTATTACTTCAACTGCAATTTCTATTCCTTTGTTTGGTCCCGAAGTTTTTGCTTTCAACTTTTTTATTGTATTTTGTGTTGTACTTTGAGCTAGATCGAAACCGATATTAGTACAGATAGTAAAGTCCTTTAGGTCACCATCTGCAAAATCTGGATTAATTTTAATCTTTAGATAGGAAACAAAATATTTTGGAACGCTAAATTCACCACTTTTATTTTTTGAAAGCAATTTACCTACACCGATTTTTTCGCATTCATTTTGCTTGTGTTTGTTTTGTATAAACCTATGTACTATTTTTTCATTTTTCCTATCCTGAAAAACAATATCATCAAAACCCGTAGCTGATTCCATTTCTGTAGCTAAACGGAAAGAATATCCAACATCTACTGCACGTTTGAGAAGCAGCATTACCCACTTTAGTTGGTAGATATCACCATGAAGAGACCGCTTTCTTCCCCAAGCAGGATAAGTTTCAGGCATCCTCAACCTCACATAATTTTAAAAACAGTACCAACAAATGGTAAAAAAGTTATATGTCATGATATACAGATATCGTAACAAAGACCTTGGAATATCTACGAGATGTGCTGTTATGTAAATAAAAAAATGTGACTAATTACTTAATCTCTCACTCAAAATTGAATTCACCACATCAGGGCTGGCTTTTCCCTTAGTGGATTTCATAACTTCGCCAACAAAGAATCCGTATAATCTTGTTTTACCGCTTTTATATTCTTGAACTTTATCTTGGTTGTTATTGACGATTGTGTCGATAATTTCCGATATTTGATCTCTATCGGTTATTTGCTTGAGGTCCTGTTCTTCTATAATCAAAGACGCAGGTTTGCCAGTTTCAAACATAATATCAAAAACTTGTTTGCCAAGTTTAGCAGAGATCGTTCCATCGACGATAAAGTCGAGGAGCTCGGACAAAGCATCTGCTTTAATTGGGGAGCTAACAATATCAATATTTGCTTTGTTTAAACGACCGAAAAGCTCTACGGTTAACCAGGTAACTGCAATCTTTGAATCATGCTTTTTTATTAATTCCTCAAAGTAATCAGCGGTTGCTTTATCAGAAGTGATAACGTCTGCATCGTATTCATTTATACCTAATTCATTAATGTACCGCAGTTTTTTTTGATCTGGTAACTCGGGTAAAGATGATTTAATAGAATCAATTTTGTCTTGGCTTATTTCAACAGGTAGCAAATCAGGTTCAGGGAAATATCTATAGTCACTTGAATCTTCTTTGCTTCTCATCACTTTTGTTTTTCCTAAAGTGACATCAAACAATAAGGTATCTTGACTTATTTCTCCTCCGCTTTCCAAAATTTTGATCTGCCTTTGTGCTTCATAATCTATAGCTTGTACAATATAACGTATTGAATTTAAGTTTTTTATTTCACAACGAGTGCCAAATGTGCTACTACCCTTTGGGCGAACAGAAACATTTGCATCACAGCGAAGTGACCCCTTTTCCATATCACCATCACATGAACCGATGTAACGCAAAATCTGCCTCAATTTTTTCATGAATTCTGCAGCTTCTGCAGATGAACGAAGATCTGGCTCTGAAACAATTTCCATTAAAGCAACACCTGCACGATTTAAATCTACGTAAGTTTTGCTTTCTTCATGAATACTCTTTCCTGCATCTTGCTCTAAGTGAATTCTTGCGATTCTTATTTCTTTTTCATTATTATTGATAAACACTTTACCATTTTTAACTATTGGCTCAAAGAACTGGGTTATTTGGTAACCTTGTGGTAAATCGGGATAAAAATAATTTTTCCGGTCAAAGTAAGAGCATTTATTAATTTCTGCAGAAATTGCAAGTCCGGTGCATATTGCTTGCTCTATGCAGCTATAATTTAATACTGGTAGTGTACCTGGCATTGCTGCATCAACTAGAGAAACTTGAGTATTGTGCTCAGTGCCAAATTCCGTTAGTGAACTAGAAAATAGCTTTGTCTTAGAAGAAACCTGAGCGTGTACCTCAAGTCCAATTACTGTCTCCCAGTTTTCTTTTGTCATGTATTTTATTCAATTAATAACTTTATATTCTGCAAACTAGCACAAAAAGTCAAATAAAACTCATTTAACCTATGATCCAAGAGCGGTGTATATCAATAATATAAGAGTTACTACAGTTTCTATTGACTAGGCTGTTATATAATAAAGTTAAGTGCTGCCAAAAAATATCTATAGTAGGCCAAAACATAATTTTGATGGCAACTGATTAGCTAACAAATTTATAAACATCAGTATACAGCTCATCAATCTCTGGCTCTTTACTACTTTTAGCAAAATCTTCTGACTTTTTTACTAAGTCTCGTATTTCCTTATCAATAGCTTTGCATTCTTCATCAGAAGCTATTTTATTATCTTTCATATACTGCTTTAAATTACTTATAGGATCATGATTTTGCTTCATATCTTCAACTTCTTCTTTTGTGCGATAAGTAGCAGGATCTGACATCGAATGGCCACGATATCGATATGTCTTCATTTCAAGCAAGAGAGGTCCTTTTCCCCCACGTACGTGCTCAGCTATTTCACTTGTTACCTCATAGACAGAGAAAAAATCCATTCCATCAACTTGTTTTCCAGGAATACCAAAACTCTCTCCTCTTTTATATAGTTCAGTTACTAAAGTTGATCTTTGCACAGAAGTTCCCATTGCGTATTCGTTATTTTCTATGATATAAACCACAGGTAACTTCCACAAAGATGCCATATTAAATGATTCATATACTTGTCCTTGATTTGCAGCACCGTCACCAAAATATGTGAATACAACGTTATCTTTTTTCTTGTATTTATTAGCAAATGCTATTCCTGTACCAATTGGGACTTGTGCACCTACTATTCCATGTCCACCAAAGAAATTTTTTTCAACATCAAATATGTGCATGGAGCCACCTTTACCTTTTGAACACCCTGTTTCTTTGCCGTTTAGTTCTGCCATCACAACATTTGGATCAGAATTACATGCAAGCATTAAGCCATGGTCTCTATAGCTTGTGATAAAAGCATCACCAGGTTTTGATGCAGCTTGAGTCCCAACTGCAACTGCTTCTTGCCCTATTGATAAGTGACAGAATCCGCCTATTAATCCCATTCCGTATAATTGTCCTGCTTTTTCCTCAAATCTGCGTATTAGAAGCATTTTTCTGTAGAACCCAATCACTTGCTCTTTAGTGAAATTTCCTGCTTTCATATTGACTTTCTTTTATTAAATTGAGATCATACCAGAAATTTTTAACATTTTATAATACTATCTATATGGGCTACTATCACTGGCTTGAAGCTTTTCACGTTATCTCTGTAATTATGTGGGTGGCAGGTATGCTCTATTTGCCAAGGCTTTATGTTTATCATGCATCTGTAAAACCAGGGTCAGAAAATGACAGCTTACTTCAAATAATGGAGAAGAGACTCCTTAGATATATCATAAACCCTGCAATGCTTTTCTCCCTTAGTTTTGGAATTATGCTAATGATTATTAGGGAAGCATATCGCGAAGGGTGGTTTCATGTAAAAGCGCTAGCATTATTCTTAATGTTTGCTATTCATGTCCTACTTGCAAAGCATAGGAAAAATTTTGCAGTGGGCTTGAATAAGAAAACTCACGTTTATTTTCGTGTTTTAAACGAAGCAGTAACAGTGTTAATAATAATTATAGTTATTATGGTTATTGTAAAACCTTTTTGATTTTCTAGCCTAATGATGAACCATTGAATGGAGTATAAGAATTGTTACTAAATAGTTTATTCTGATGTTCCGTAGTCTAAGTAAAGTACTTAAGGTATAGATTCTTTGTTTTTGTGTGTTATCCTGGTTAACAAGAATTCGCAGTAGTATTATAATGAGTAAGTTAAAAAAGCTTAGTGCTGGACTTTCTTTGACAGGCCTAATTGGTAGTGATGATATAGATATGCAAAGGGCAGGAAATAGAAAGAAGAAATATCAATTTTTGGATAAGACGTTCGCATGGATTGATGCGATGATAAATTTTATTTTTAAACGTGAGAGTAATAACGTAAATGAAGTCCTAAAAGTCACATGGGGACCACTATTTTTTGGTTTAGTGGTGATATTCATCTTTTTTGGAATAGGTGGTATTTGGTCAGCTATAGCTCCAATTGACGGAGCAGTGCATGCAAGTGGAGAAGTTATTGTCTCTTCAAATAGAAAAATAGTGCAACACTTGGGTGGGGGAATAATAAGCAAAATTTTAGTAAAAGAAGGTCAAGCAGTTAAAAAAGATGAGCCTTTAGTTTTATTAAGTGATGTTAACGAAAAGGCAAATTTG
This sequence is a window from Wolbachia endosymbiont (group B) of Protocalliphora azurea. Protein-coding genes within it:
- the lpdA gene encoding dihydrolipoyl dehydrogenase; this translates as MTDYDLIIIGGGPGGYKCAIAAAKLGLKVACIDKNSIFGGTCLRVGCIPSKALLHSSYQYASAKNNLSKLGIKVKDVSLDLREMIGYKDARVQELGKGIEYLFNLYKITKINGLGKITSFDQGNLEVSVEGKVLKAKNIVIATGSDVSSLPGIDIDEKNIISSTGALSLTEVPKKLVVIGAGAIGLEMSSVWRRLGSEVTVVEFFDRIAAAIDGELSKSLLSSLQKQGIKFLLSTKVEGIKQSSNSLSVKVCSVKDNQTNTIEADKVLVAAGRKPCSEGLEKIEKDSRGFIKVNNSYETNVKGIFAIGDVIGGAMLAHKAEEEGVAVAEILARQLPHVDYEIIPSVIYTHPAVSSIGKTEEELKSAGRKYKVGKCQFAANGRAKVTDDAEGFVKVLTCSKADTILGVHIIGAYADTLINEAAVAMAYGAAAEDIYRICHSHPDINEAFRDACIDAFFKK
- a CDS encoding tyrosine-type recombinase/integrase, which produces MDLGSIIEKWYDWLKYNRSYSPNTLESYMRDLKDLISFLNTHIGEEVNVGSLEKLSIPELRSWFTSRYARGVNARSNTRALSVIRNFFKYIKNNYEINNEAVFSLSRPIQRRTLPKALSISNIETLLKEMKLPDLGEPWVVKREIAIVVLLYGTGLRITEALNLKVSDISNESLIVTGKGDKQRQVFILPVVKKCIQKYIKACPHFDEAGHLFVGVRGKKLGRTYVANRLQKIRRFLNLPEILSPHAFRHSFATHLLQEDIDIRSIQQLLGHSSLETTQVYTHLNYQDVFNMYKNFQKSLNKKSKS
- a CDS encoding ankyrin repeat domain-containing protein, whose translation is MPETYPAWGRKRSLHGDIYQLKWVMLLLKRAVDVGYSFRLATEMESATGFDDIVFQDRKNEKIVHRFIQNKHKQNECEKIGVGKLLSKNKSGEFSVPKYFVSYLKIKINPDFADGDLKDFTICTNIGFDLAQSTTQNTIKKLKAKTSGPNKGIEIAVEVISTSDIFFKYGGTRYKFSCTHDNMISIVQPAFKSAVKEAIEELEKEIKELQGKSDQNSKRKLERNQVWQREFERMTNEGKLEENIREFFDKLVFAVNQPNEIKLAEIIENELGKEFNNIDKKNVYGRFLVEVLDWMKAREGKFLSHEEINEFFEKIREEILGAVWFDVRGPVRLFTGRDEELGMLHDSLQRNPKGAVISYITSISGPGGMGKSQLARKYACKYRRYYDDNVIWIDAENFEAMKDSFLRLARNRLGISPKDKYGNDKTIETIVREVYAFFARRRSLFIFDNVQEYKKISKFLPFSLSPDLNKPHILITSHDQELEKGIDVIKLGELEQRDAIEFVKKGFNILKKDKSQDREIENLVRRLQCFPLAIQQAISYIEDQRIIEKFKISDYLKEYEKKAKKLLKSKIFQGIDNNYTKTTFTAWEVTMDKVRSDEQYGPLASEILDVLAYFAPDKIAREIFLNSVSDYKKKQLKLAIRLLVRYSMVGGEQNQSVLNIHSLVQKVTRLKLQENRQEEEVLRKALELINSGGLAQGSMSHIAFVWGYASTYGKLIDNFYFNSFYVYGGTLFIRKSTPLHLLAESGDCKAISAIITHIEKYYPGELVKIVNVKDNHGQTLLHIAAKSGNLNVMKCLVNKGASTNTKDKYDNTPLHSAAYYAGELDIVKYLIIKNNNINAKGEYGRTPLHIAAINGDLDMVEYLIKRYANIDAKDNCGMTPLHLAADVGELGIVEHLINEDAYVDARDEHYRSPLFFAAENGKLNVVKCLIEKGANVNAKNEYGETALHRVVYKATFSGDLRIVEFLINKGANVNARDRNSRTLLHYSALSGSCNIAECLIREGANINAKDKDGNTALHLAVIRQKVDITRTLLKHNANVNARNNLGNTVLDCAVDNCQELVELLLTHDESVEVA
- the gatB gene encoding Asp-tRNA(Asn)/Glu-tRNA(Gln) amidotransferase subunit GatB; the protein is MTKENWETVIGLEVHAQVSSKTKLFSSSLTEFGTEHNTQVSLVDAAMPGTLPVLNYSCIEQAICTGLAISAEINKCSYFDRKNYFYPDLPQGYQITQFFEPIVKNGKVFINNNEKEIRIARIHLEQDAGKSIHEESKTYVDLNRAGVALMEIVSEPDLRSSAEAAEFMKKLRQILRYIGSCDGDMEKGSLRCDANVSVRPKGSSTFGTRCEIKNLNSIRYIVQAIDYEAQRQIKILESGGEISQDTLLFDVTLGKTKVMRSKEDSSDYRYFPEPDLLPVEISQDKIDSIKSSLPELPDQKKLRYINELGINEYDADVITSDKATADYFEELIKKHDSKIAVTWLTVELFGRLNKANIDIVSSPIKADALSELLDFIVDGTISAKLGKQVFDIMFETGKPASLIIEEQDLKQITDRDQISEIIDTIVNNNQDKVQEYKSGKTRLYGFFVGEVMKSTKGKASPDVVNSILSERLSN
- the pdhA gene encoding pyruvate dehydrogenase (acetyl-transferring) E1 component subunit alpha, encoding MKAGNFTKEQVIGFYRKMLLIRRFEEKAGQLYGMGLIGGFCHLSIGQEAVAVGTQAASKPGDAFITSYRDHGLMLACNSDPNVVMAELNGKETGCSKGKGGSMHIFDVEKNFFGGHGIVGAQVPIGTGIAFANKYKKKDNVVFTYFGDGAANQGQVYESFNMASLWKLPVVYIIENNEYAMGTSVQRSTLVTELYKRGESFGIPGKQVDGMDFFSVYEVTSEIAEHVRGGKGPLLLEMKTYRYRGHSMSDPATYRTKEEVEDMKQNHDPISNLKQYMKDNKIASDEECKAIDKEIRDLVKKSEDFAKSSKEPEIDELYTDVYKFVS
- the hemJ gene encoding protoporphyrinogen oxidase HemJ, with protein sequence MGYYHWLEAFHVISVIMWVAGMLYLPRLYVYHASVKPGSENDSLLQIMEKRLLRYIINPAMLFSLSFGIMLMIIREAYREGWFHVKALALFLMFAIHVLLAKHRKNFAVGLNKKTHVYFRVLNEAVTVLIIIIVIMVIVKPF